One Bradyrhizobium zhanjiangense DNA segment encodes these proteins:
- a CDS encoding MFS transporter, producing the protein MTITLPAAAREPDHTTSDGVSAAQRRWAIAAIFTALAMASLDTAIANIALPAIAADLHVTPEQSVWVVNVYQIALVATLLPLGALGEIVGHQRIYLGGLILFTVASLLCAVAWSLDSLLLARTLQGLGASGIMSVNTALVRFVYPGRMLGRGFGHNALVVATAFTFGPSIASAILALGPWPWLFAVNIPFGLVAIGIGFAMLPNTPRADHGFDFLGAVLASACLGLFITGIGSAAHNLSPVAVGIELVSALALGFILTRRHADHPAPMLPIDLFSQPMFALSAATAVCSFAVQGLAFVSLPFYFEDVLGRSQVETGFFMTPWPLVVGIMAPIAGRLSDRHAVGLLGGIGLVLLGLGMALLAMLPANPAIADIIWRMVICGMGFGFFQAPNMKAVMSSAPPHRSGSASGIVATARLTGQTAGAALAAACFALAGHDGATLALALGAGFAALGSVMSFLRLAVK; encoded by the coding sequence ATGACAATCACGTTACCTGCCGCGGCGCGCGAGCCCGATCACACCACGTCCGATGGCGTGTCGGCCGCGCAGCGGCGCTGGGCCATCGCGGCGATCTTCACCGCGCTCGCGATGGCTTCGCTCGACACCGCAATCGCCAACATCGCCCTGCCTGCGATTGCCGCCGACTTGCATGTCACGCCGGAGCAATCGGTCTGGGTCGTCAACGTCTATCAGATCGCGCTGGTGGCGACGCTGTTGCCGCTCGGCGCGCTCGGCGAGATCGTCGGTCACCAGCGCATCTATCTCGGCGGCCTGATCCTGTTCACCGTCGCCTCGCTGCTCTGCGCGGTGGCGTGGTCGCTGGACAGCCTGCTTCTCGCGCGCACGCTGCAGGGCTTGGGGGCCAGCGGCATCATGAGCGTCAACACGGCGCTGGTGCGCTTCGTCTATCCGGGCCGGATGCTGGGCCGCGGATTCGGCCACAACGCGCTGGTGGTCGCGACCGCCTTCACCTTCGGACCCTCGATCGCCTCCGCCATCCTCGCGCTCGGCCCGTGGCCGTGGCTGTTCGCCGTCAACATCCCGTTCGGCCTCGTCGCGATCGGCATCGGCTTTGCGATGCTGCCGAACACACCGCGCGCCGATCACGGCTTTGACTTTCTCGGCGCGGTCCTGGCGTCGGCCTGCCTTGGCCTTTTCATCACCGGCATCGGCAGCGCCGCGCACAATTTGTCGCCGGTGGCCGTGGGCATCGAGCTGGTCTCGGCGCTCGCGCTCGGCTTCATCCTGACGCGCCGCCACGCCGACCATCCCGCGCCGATGCTGCCGATCGACCTGTTCAGCCAGCCGATGTTCGCGCTGTCGGCGGCGACGGCGGTGTGCTCCTTTGCCGTGCAGGGCCTCGCCTTCGTCTCGCTGCCGTTCTACTTCGAGGACGTGCTCGGGCGCTCGCAGGTCGAGACCGGCTTCTTCATGACGCCATGGCCGCTGGTGGTCGGCATCATGGCGCCGATCGCCGGACGCCTGTCCGACCGCCACGCGGTCGGCCTGCTCGGCGGCATCGGCCTCGTGCTGCTCGGCCTCGGCATGGCGCTGCTCGCGATGCTGCCGGCCAATCCCGCCATTGCCGACATCATCTGGCGGATGGTGATCTGCGGCATGGGGTTCGGCTTCTTCCAGGCGCCGAACATGAAGGCGGTGATGTCGAGCGCGCCGCCGCATCGCAGCGGCAGCGCCTCCGGCATCGTCGCCACCGCGCGCCTGACCGGCCAGACCGCCGGCGCCGCGCTCGCCGCGGCCTGCTTCGCACTCGCGGGCCACGACGGCGCGACATTGGCGCTGGCGCTCGGCGCAGGCTTTGCCGCGCTCGGCAGCGTGATGAGCTTCCTGCGACTGGCAGTGAAGTAA
- a CDS encoding SDR family NAD(P)-dependent oxidoreductase has product MDLGLKSKTAVVTGASIGIGRAIAKGLAAEGVRVVGVARRTDLLAELVKEVGGGLITPFEQDVMAKDAAERIAAFAIKELGHVDILVNNAGGSRPLPVDAPDSKWDEAIALNFTSYRRIAHALLPQMIERKWGRIVNITGKSEPEGLNAAFAAKAAVHAWAKGLSREIGAHGITVNCIPPGRIMSEQIRRNYPPDYRERFAEEEIPVGYWGEPEDLAALAVFLASPVARYITGTVIPVDGGLRRYQF; this is encoded by the coding sequence ATGGACCTCGGGCTCAAATCGAAAACCGCAGTCGTCACGGGCGCAAGCATCGGCATCGGCCGCGCCATCGCCAAGGGCCTTGCTGCCGAAGGCGTGCGCGTCGTTGGCGTCGCGCGGCGGACCGATCTGCTCGCCGAGCTGGTGAAAGAGGTCGGCGGCGGGCTGATAACGCCGTTCGAGCAGGACGTGATGGCGAAGGACGCCGCGGAGAGGATCGCGGCGTTTGCAATCAAGGAGCTCGGCCATGTCGACATCCTCGTCAACAATGCCGGTGGCAGCCGTCCCCTCCCCGTCGATGCGCCCGACAGCAAATGGGACGAGGCCATCGCGCTGAATTTCACCAGCTACCGCCGCATCGCGCATGCGCTGCTGCCGCAGATGATCGAACGCAAATGGGGCCGCATCGTCAACATCACCGGAAAGTCCGAGCCGGAAGGCCTCAACGCCGCCTTTGCCGCGAAAGCCGCCGTGCACGCCTGGGCCAAGGGCTTGTCGCGCGAGATCGGCGCGCACGGCATCACCGTCAACTGCATCCCGCCCGGCCGCATCATGAGCGAGCAGATCCGCCGCAACTACCCGCCGGATTATCGCGAGCGCTTCGCGGAGGAAGAGATCCCAGTCGGCTATTGGGGCGAGCCGGAGGATCTCGCGGCGCTCGCGGTGTTCCTGGCCTCACCGGTGGCGCGCTACATCACGGGTACGGTGATCCCGGTGGACGGAGGACTAAGGCGGTATCAGTTCTAG
- a CDS encoding (2Fe-2S)-binding protein: MANLTINGKTFTLDVEPDTPLLWAIRENAGLTGTKYGCGIAQCGACTIHIDGVAMRSCGVSVSEAEGKKITTIEGLASGNSLHKVQEAWIAQDVPQCGYCQSGMIMAVAALLNEKPKPTDADIDEAITNICRCGTFQQVREAIHTIASA, translated from the coding sequence ATGGCAAACCTAACAATCAACGGAAAAACCTTCACACTCGACGTGGAGCCGGATACGCCGCTGCTCTGGGCGATCCGCGAGAATGCCGGCCTGACCGGCACCAAATATGGTTGCGGCATTGCACAATGCGGCGCCTGCACGATTCACATCGACGGCGTCGCGATGCGCTCCTGCGGCGTTTCGGTCAGCGAGGCCGAGGGCAAGAAGATCACCACGATCGAAGGGCTCGCATCCGGGAATTCGCTGCACAAGGTGCAGGAAGCCTGGATCGCCCAGGACGTGCCGCAATGCGGCTATTGCCAAAGCGGCATGATCATGGCGGTCGCGGCACTATTGAACGAGAAGCCGAAGCCGACCGACGCCGACATCGACGAGGCCATCACCAATATCTGCCGCTGCGGCACCTTCCAGCAGGTGCGCGAGGCGATCCACACGATCGCAAGCGCGTAA
- a CDS encoding B12-binding domain-containing radical SAM protein, translating into MNVPSPCNVLMLYPLFSAESFWTFGESCKVLGVKRPAAPLGLITVAAMLPESWTVRLIDCNTAPLGEDDLAWADVVFTGGMLPQQADTLRLIELCRAAGKPVVVGGPDPTSSPHIYERADFRVLGEAESVIDQFITAWDSGARSGVFTAPKFQADVTKTPVPRFDLLKFDDYLYLGVQYSRGCPFTCEFCDIIELYGRVPRTKTNEQILRELDTLYQMGYRGHLDFVDDNFIGNKKSLRLFLPQLAEWQRAHGYPFEFSTEASVNLADDPELLELMGAANFFGIFVGIESPDPATLVAMRKKQNTRRNIAESIHKIYAAGILVTAGFIVGFDSEKVSMAESMIEFIEEAAIPVSMVGLLYALPNTQLTRRLEREGRLHAGHDVAPTIGADQCTAGINFDPVRPLRDILMDYKRVLEHIYSPAAYAGRVDRLMTLLDRSRQRHELAEGDIRAKLGAMETVHRVVSALPEARGPLWQTFMNCAKRDTSSARIAVQMIAAYAHLGPFSRKVIAAIDERLAALDNETVASATADVTAA; encoded by the coding sequence ATGAACGTGCCGAGTCCCTGCAACGTGCTGATGCTCTACCCGCTGTTCTCGGCGGAGTCCTTCTGGACCTTTGGCGAATCCTGCAAAGTGTTGGGCGTCAAGCGCCCTGCCGCCCCTCTGGGCCTGATCACCGTTGCCGCGATGCTGCCCGAGAGCTGGACGGTCCGGCTGATCGATTGCAACACGGCGCCCCTTGGCGAAGACGATCTCGCCTGGGCCGACGTCGTCTTCACCGGCGGAATGCTGCCGCAGCAGGCCGACACGCTGCGTCTGATCGAGCTCTGCCGCGCGGCTGGCAAGCCGGTGGTGGTCGGCGGGCCCGATCCCACCTCGAGCCCCCACATCTACGAGCGGGCCGACTTCCGGGTGCTCGGCGAGGCCGAGAGCGTCATCGACCAATTCATCACAGCCTGGGACAGCGGCGCACGGTCCGGCGTCTTCACCGCGCCGAAATTCCAGGCCGATGTCACCAAGACGCCGGTGCCGCGTTTCGACCTGCTCAAGTTCGACGACTATCTCTATCTCGGTGTGCAGTATTCCCGCGGATGTCCGTTCACCTGCGAGTTCTGCGACATCATCGAGCTCTATGGACGCGTCCCACGGACCAAGACGAACGAGCAGATCCTGCGCGAGCTCGATACGCTCTACCAAATGGGCTACCGGGGCCATCTCGATTTCGTCGACGACAATTTCATCGGCAACAAGAAGTCGCTGCGGCTGTTCCTGCCCCAGCTCGCCGAGTGGCAGCGCGCCCACGGCTATCCGTTCGAATTCTCCACCGAAGCCTCGGTCAACCTCGCCGACGATCCGGAGCTCTTGGAGCTGATGGGGGCGGCCAATTTCTTCGGCATCTTCGTCGGCATCGAAAGTCCGGATCCGGCGACCCTGGTCGCGATGCGGAAGAAGCAGAACACCCGGCGCAACATCGCCGAGAGCATCCACAAGATCTACGCCGCCGGCATTCTCGTCACTGCGGGTTTCATCGTCGGCTTCGACAGTGAGAAGGTCTCGATGGCGGAGTCCATGATCGAGTTCATCGAGGAGGCCGCGATCCCCGTCAGCATGGTCGGCCTGCTCTATGCCTTGCCGAACACGCAGCTGACGCGCCGCCTCGAGCGTGAAGGCCGGCTCCACGCGGGCCACGATGTGGCGCCGACCATCGGCGCCGATCAGTGCACGGCCGGGATCAACTTCGATCCGGTGCGCCCGCTGCGCGACATCCTGATGGACTACAAGCGGGTGCTTGAGCACATCTACAGCCCGGCTGCCTATGCAGGACGCGTCGACCGCTTGATGACGCTGCTCGACCGCTCGCGGCAGCGCCACGAGCTCGCGGAAGGTGACATCCGTGCCAAGCTCGGCGCGATGGAGACGGTGCATCGTGTGGTCAGCGCCCTTCCCGAGGCGCGCGGGCCGCTGTGGCAGACCTTCATGAACTGCGCCAAGCGCGACACGTCATCGGCACGCATCGCCGTGCAGATGATCGCCGCCTACGCCCATCTCGGACCGTTTTCGCGCAAGGTCATCGCTGCCATCGATGAGCGCTTGGCGGCGCTGGACAACGAAACCGTCGCTTCGGCGACTGCCGACGTGACGGCGGCCTGA
- a CDS encoding TAXI family TRAP transporter solute-binding subunit, whose product MMLQTACLEAQTARNTRADAQLVRRPLPQENEKDRMNAWTVGLAGGLLEGAPIRLAAEMARVVDDGADLHLLPIVTRGATDNLNALLYLRGVDTAIINSDALEEYQAQAPQIRSRITYLLNLFPSELHIFVRPEIASLQDLAGKKVNFNTLGTAAAYSGPLIFSRLGIDVDKTFIPHQVALEQMRKGEMSAVVFITSKPVDAFVKGRWEAGFKFLPVHYDRKFEDYYLPATLDPNEYPNLIKQGERVSTIAVPTALVAFNWPPRSNRYQRVARLVEYLFSRIDRLQAPGFDPKWRSINLAASVPGLTRFQAAQEWLDRKARSVQAGP is encoded by the coding sequence ATGATGCTTCAAACGGCCTGCTTGGAAGCGCAAACCGCGAGAAATACCAGGGCCGATGCTCAGCTCGTCCGACGGCCGCTCCCGCAAGAGAATGAAAAGGACCGGATGAATGCCTGGACGGTCGGGCTCGCCGGCGGCCTGCTCGAGGGAGCGCCGATCCGCCTCGCCGCCGAAATGGCGCGCGTCGTCGACGACGGAGCAGACCTGCATCTTCTGCCGATCGTCACCCGGGGCGCCACCGACAATCTGAATGCGCTGCTCTATTTGCGTGGCGTCGATACCGCCATCATCAATTCCGACGCGCTCGAAGAATATCAGGCTCAGGCACCGCAGATCCGAAGCCGCATCACGTATCTGCTCAATCTCTTTCCATCCGAGCTGCACATTTTCGTGCGACCGGAAATCGCGAGCCTGCAGGATCTTGCCGGCAAGAAGGTGAACTTCAATACCCTGGGCACCGCAGCTGCCTATTCAGGACCACTGATCTTCAGCCGTCTCGGCATCGACGTCGACAAGACATTCATTCCGCATCAGGTCGCCCTGGAACAGATGCGCAAAGGCGAGATGTCGGCCGTCGTGTTCATCACGTCGAAACCCGTCGACGCCTTCGTAAAGGGCCGCTGGGAGGCCGGATTCAAGTTCCTCCCGGTGCACTACGACAGGAAGTTCGAGGACTATTATCTGCCAGCGACCTTGGACCCCAATGAGTATCCCAATCTGATCAAGCAAGGCGAGCGGGTCTCGACCATCGCGGTGCCGACGGCGCTCGTTGCGTTCAACTGGCCGCCACGCTCCAATCGCTATCAACGTGTGGCACGCCTTGTCGAGTACCTGTTCTCGCGAATCGACCGCCTGCAGGCTCCGGGCTTCGATCCGAAATGGCGGTCGATCAATCTCGCGGCATCCGTTCCCGGGCTTACCCGCTTCCAAGCCGCGCAGGAATGGCTGGATCGCAAGGCGCGCAGCGTACAGGCGGGGCCATGA